The genomic DNA CTACTCGCGCAGATCTGATTGAGAAGCTGGTTAGCTCGGATACAATTGAGCGTCAGGGAAATGTAATGCATCCAACGGGTAAAGGCAAGCAATTGATTGAACTGGCAGCTCCACAGCTAAGAACACCGGAGCTGACGGCACGTTGGGAAGCGGGGCTGGAACGAATCGCGCGTGGTCAAGGGCAACCAGGACCGTTCCTGGACTCCATTCGTGCGATGGCAAAAGAATTGGTTTCCACTGTGAAAAATAGCAGTGCCGAATACAAGCCTCATAACGTGACGAATAGCCATTGCCCGGATTGTGGTACAAAGCTTTTGGAGAAGAAGGGCAAACAGGGCAAGTTCCTCGTATGTCCAAGTGCGGATTGCGGTTATCGCCGTTCGGGAGAAAAACGTTTGTCGAATCGTCGCTGCCCGCAGTGCCATAAAAAAATGGAAATGAAAGAGGGCAAGGCGGGGTTGTATGTAAGATGTCTGTCCTGTGGCATTACCGAGACGCTGGATAAGGACAAGCAACGGGTAAACAAACGTGAACAGCAGAAACTGGTAAGACAATATGAAAAGCAGGAGCCTCTTGGCTCCAGTCTGGGTGATCTACTGAAAGCAGCCTTGGAACAAAAGCAGGGGAAATAACTGAAAGCTAACAGTAGACCAACACTAAGGCAGCCGTAATGACAAGAAGCAAGCAGCAAGCCGGTATAAAAACTCTCTCTCTTTGGCATGGTAAGCCGAGGAGGTGAGTAGTTATGCCCAAGCATAAGCCGCTTAAAATCAACAATCAGCAAAATAAATCAAGTATTTTGGAGGAAGAAATCGCTCCACATCCAGAGAAGCAAGCGAAATATCCTCCAAGTCTGAATGGAATTCCTAAACAGCAGTCTTGATACGAAGTGACAGGAGCAATGGATTGTATCAAAATGGAATCAGTTATCCATTAACTGGTATGGATTTAAGCATTCGACGGGCAAACTTAAACTTGAAGCTATATTAGGGCTAAGACATTTGGGCTCCGTATGAAGTTTGTAGGTTGTCATTGTCTTGCGAAAAAGGAGCAACAGTTACGGAATGTCACCGTTACTGCTGCTCCTTTTGTTGTGAGCTGGCTTTTATATCTTATGGTTTATTGAGAATGCTTATTTGGATTTTCACAAATCCTCATTTACTCATTTATTAGTATTCATTAAAGAAGGACTGAATTTCTTTAACATCATGCGTTTGAGTCAAAGCAAGCATGAGCAAGATCCGTGCTTTTTGCGGATTGAGCGAGTCAGTGGAAACAAAGTTGGACGCTGCGTCTTTCGTTGATGGAGAGACGATCCCGCTCCCTACACGGCTGGAACGTGCGATGATGACTCCTTTTTTACCTGCTGCCTCAGCACCTTCTGTAGAGGTCTTGGACAAGGAACCATTGCCGGAGCCTGCCACGACGATCCCTTTGGCACCTGCCGCTACGGCTGCATCATACAGATAGCGCCCGTTATTTTGATATTCGTATAAAATATCTACCTGAGGCAGTTGGGTCAGATTGGAAATATCGAACATAGAAGCAGTTGTATGCTTGTGTGTAGATTTGTTGTAGTAGTACACTTGATCTCCCACAACGGCTCCCAGGTATCCCTGCTCCACAGACTTGAACGTATCGACTGCTGTCGTGTTCGTTTTGGTAATGTATCTCGCTGCACCGATGCGGTCATTTAGCAGTACGAGTACGCCTTGACCTCTGGAGGCAGAAGCCCCGGCGACTTTGACAGCATTATAAAGGTTAAAAGGACCATCGGCGCTGATTGCTGTAGCTGGACGCATGGAGCCAACGACAACCACAGGCTTATCGCTATTGACGACCAGATTGAGGAAATAAGCGGTTTCTTCCAGCGTATCTGTACCATGAGTAATAACGATTCCGTCTACATCATCCCTGGCGAGCAGTTCATTCGTACGTTTGGCGAGTTTTAAAAGGATATCATTATTAATGTCAGGACTGCCCACGTTGACAACTTGTTCACCGCTGACGTTTGCAAT from Paenibacillus sp. FSL R10-2782 includes the following:
- a CDS encoding type II asparaginase: MTNIKKMTMIPLLASFILGSTLWSGGFTANAAAAATTSTTVPPSATTITDKSEKPQTNHLPNIKILATGGTIAGSSAVNTDTTDYKAGALGIETLINAVPEMKSIANVSGEQVVNVGSPDINNDILLKLAKRTNELLARDDVDGIVITHGTDTLEETAYFLNLVVNSDKPVVVVGSMRPATAISADGPFNLYNAVKVAGASASRGQGVLVLLNDRIGAARYITKTNTTAVDTFKSVEQGYLGAVVGDQVYYYNKSTHKHTTASMFDISNLTQLPQVDILYEYQNNGRYLYDAAVAAGAKGIVVAGSGNGSLSKTSTEGAEAAGKKGVIIARSSRVGSGIVSPSTKDAASNFVSTDSLNPQKARILLMLALTQTHDVKEIQSFFNEY